In the Gemmatimonadota bacterium genome, CAAGCGGCGGCACCTCATCCCCGACGGCGACCGGGTGTGGGCGATCGACGTCTTCACCGACCGCGCGCTCGTGCTCGCCGAGGTGGAGTTGCCGAGCACGGAGACCGAGGTGACGGTGCCGGAGTGGCTCGCGCCGTACGTGGTGCGCGAGGTGACCGAGGAGCGGGGGTTCGTGAACGCGGTGCTGGCGCGGTAGGGCGGCGGATCGCGGGGAACTCAAGTCCGGCCCGCCGGGTACCGATACTCAAGCAGCAAGGCAACCGGTTCCTTGAAGGGGGTCCGGCCAACGACACGGGGGGACGCGCCATCGGCGTGTCCCCCCGTGTTCGTTCGTGCGCGTGCGGGCGTGGGGCTACCGCGGCCACCCGTCCTGCGGGATCCCCGGGGTGATCCGGAGCGCGTTACGATAGTACACCTTCTTGAGGACTTCGTCCGGCAGGTCGATCCCGTAGAGCTTCCAGCTCGCGTGATAGTCGCGGTAGTACTCGAAGTAGTCGTCGCGGGTCTCGAAGACGCGCCAGTAGTACGGGTACTCCTCGGGCTGGAAGGAGTCCTTCCCGAAGAGGATGCGGTCCTGGTACTTCACGAAGAAGTCGTGCATCGCGCGCGGCTGGCGGCCGATGTCGTAAAGCACGGCGCCGACCTCGACGAGGGTGTTCGGCATCTCGTCCATCATGCGAGAGAGGCGCGGCAGGTCGTTCGCGTACCAGCTCATGTGCGCCAGCACGAAGGTCGTGCGCGGGTTGCGCTTGACCATCCGGTCGCGCTCCTGATTGAGCGCCTCGAAGGTCGGATTGACCGCCGGGTCGTAGCGCCGCCCGGGGAAGAGGGCGAGTTCGAGCCAGCGCTCGTTCTTGTTGTCGATCGGCTGCCAGAACTCGGCCGGGTCGGCCGTGTGGATGAAGACGGGCAGCTTGAGGCGGGCGGCGGCGGCCCAGACGGGATCGAGGATGGGGTCGTCGATGGCGAGGCGGGTGCCGTCGGCCTTCTTGTTGGAGAGCCCGAATCCCTTGCCGATCTCGCCGATGCCGACGGCGCCGGCCTTGGCGTCCGCCTCGAGGGCGGCGATGGCCCGCTCGGCCCAGCCGGGGGAGCCCGCCCCGGTGAAGTCGATGCCGGTGAGGAACCGGATGCGGTCGCGCATGCGGGGGGTGGCGGCCGCCAGCCCCGCCTGCCGGGTGAGCCCCTCCCCCCGGACATTGTTCGCTGCGACGATCACCCGGACGCCGATCCGGTCGAGGTCGTCGGCGAGGCCGTTCAAGCCCTCGGTCGAACCGAGCTGCTGGCCGGTCGGGTGACCGTGGTAGTCGATGGCGGGGTATTTCGCGCGGGGGACGAGGTGTTCCGCCGCCACGAGGGTGTTCCGCGGCCGATAGTCGAGGATCGACGGGGTCGGGAGGGTGGGCGCCTGGCAGAGGCGGGGGCGGATCTCCGTCATGTTCGCCGGGCATTCCTGTCCGGGCTCGATGCGGGTCCCCCCCTGGCCCATGCCGGGCTGGGCGGCCGCGAGGGCGGGGAGGAGCAGTCCGAGCAGGGCGACGGCAGGCTTCATGGGCGTGGGCTCAGGGCGATGGGAACCATGGTTCCGTAAGGGAATACGGCATCGTTTGTACCGGAATACCGGACTTTGTCCAACGAGAAATTCGACGTTACCTTCTTGACACGCTAGGATAGGCGGCCCGATACTCAGGACGCTCTCTCCCCCTCGTTCCGCCTCAACTATAACGACTGCGCGGTCGCAGTTCGTTGGGCGCGGCGTGAGGGAGTGCGAAGAAACCCCCCTTCAATTACCCAGGAGTAGTTCCATGTGGCGGTTCGGCGTACTTACGCTGGTCGCAGCCCTCTGTGTGAGCGAGCCGGCGCTCGCACAGTCAGCCCGGATCACGGGCATCGTCCGGTCCGCTGACGGCAATCTCGCGATCGTCGGGGCCGATGTGGAGGTCTCGAGCACGAGCTTCCGTCGTGTCTCGCCGACCCGCGAAGATGGCCGCTACACGATCCAGGTGGAGCCCGGCACGTACAAGGTGCGCGCCAAGCGCATCGGGTTCGCGGCCGACTCGGCGACGGTGACGGTCGCGGCGGGCGAGTCGAAGACGGTCGACTTCACGCTCCGCGCGACGGCGATCCAGGTGACCGGCGTGACGGTCGTCGGCTACGGCACGCAAGACGTGCGCGACAACACGGGCTCGGTGAAGGCCGTGACGTCGCGCGACTTCAACCCGGGCCGCGTGGTGAGCGCGGAACAGCTCATCCAGGCGAAGGTCCCGGGCGTGCAGGTCATCGACAACAACGAGCCGGGCGGCGGCATCTCCATCCGCATCCGCGGCGGCACGTCGGTGAATGCCTCCAACGAGCCGCTCTTCGTCGTCGACGGCGTGCCGCTCAACGTCGGCGGCGGCCTCTCCTCCGGCCGCAACCCGCTCAACTTCCTGAATCCGGCCGACATCAAGGAAGTGACCGTCCTCAAGGACGCGTCGGCCACGGCGATCTACGGGTCGCGCGGCGCCAACGGCGTGGTCCTGGTCACGACCCGGTCCGGTTCCTCCTCGGAACCGGCTTTTTCGTATTCGTCCAGCTATTCCTCGTCGCAGGTGATCGCGCAGCCGGACCTGCTGAACGCGGCGCAGTTCCGCACGGCGGTGACGGCGAACGCGCCGGCGAACGTCGGCCTCCTCGGCACGAGCAACACCAACTGGCTCGACCGCGTGCTGCGCTCGGCGGGCGGCGCGGAGCACAACTTCGCGGTGTCCGGTGTCCGCGACGACATGCGCTACCGCCTCTCGCTCGGCCTGCTCAACCAGGACGGCGTGCTGGCCGGCACGAACTCGCGCCGCGTCTCGGCGTCGGCGACGTACTCCGACCTGCTGCTGCGTGACCGGCTCGAGCTGCGCGCGAACTTCAAGGGCACGCGCAACGACGACCTCTACACCCCGGGCGGCGTGCTCGGCGGTGCGATCGCGATGGACCCGACGCAGCTGCCCGTCAACAACGGCGTCTACTTCCAGTGGGCGAACCCGCTCGGCGCGAACAACCCGCTCGCGGACCTCGCGCAGCAGTCGGATGACGGCTCGACCTTCCGCAGCGTCGGCAACGTCGAGGCCAAGTGGTTCTTCACCGACCTGATCGACGGCCTCTCGGCCACGATGCGCACGGGCTACGACTACGCGACCTCGAGCCGGACGTTCTTCTCGCCGAGCACCTCGCAGCAGGACCTCGAGAGCGGCCGCGGTGGTCGCATCGACCGCAACCTGCCCCGGCAGGTCAACACGGTGTTCGAGCTCTTCGGCAACTACAACACCAAGCTGTCGCTCCTCGACAGCCGCATCGACGCGACGGCGGGCTACACCTACGAGCAGCAGAAGGGTGACTACGCCTCGTTCTGGGCCGAGTCGCTCACGACGAACCTGCTCGGCGCCAACGGCATCCCGACGGCGGGCCGCACGCAGAACAACCTCTCGGTGGACGAGGCGAAGCTGATCTCGTTCTTCGCCCGCGCGAACTACACGATCAAGGAGAAGTACCTCCTCACCGCGTCGATCCGTCGCGACGGCTCGTCGCGGTTCGGTGCGGACAACCAGTGGGGCGTCTTCCCGTCGTTCGCGGCGGCCTGGCGCATCCTGGACGAGGAGTGGTTCCCCGAGGCGGCGTTCATGTCCGACCTCAAGCTCCGCTTCTCGTGGGGCGTGAACGGCAACCAGTCGTTCGGCAACTACCTCTACGTCCCGACGTACACCCCGGGCGGCGCGCAGGCGACCTACCAGTTCGGCAACACCTTCGTCTCGACGCTCCGTCCGAGCGCGGTGGACCCGAACATCAAGTGGGAGCAGACGACCTCGACGAACCTCGGCGTGGACTTCGGCTTCTGGAACGACCGCGTCACGGGCACGCTCGACTACTACAACAAGGACACGAAGGACCTGATCTTCTCGGTGCCGGTCGCGGCCGGCACGACGGTCGGCAACTTCGTGACGACGAACATCGGCTCGATGAACAACAAGGGCCTCGAACTCGGGCTCTCGGCCGTGGTCGTCGACAACCGCTCGAGCGGCGGCTGGCGCTACGAGGCCGGCTTCGCGATCTCGACGAACAAGAACGAGATCACCTCGATCTCGGCCGATGACACGGACCAGATCCTCACCGGCGGCATCGCCGGCGGCGTGGGTCGCACGATCCAGGTGCTGCAGCCGGGCTCGCCGCTGAACGCGTTCTACGTGTACCAGCACCGCAAGCAGCCCAACGGCAAGCCGGTGACCGATGCCAACCCGGACACCGCGATGTACGTCGACCAGAACGGCGACGACATCATCAATCAGGAGGACCTGCGGCCGTTCAAGAGCCCGGCGCCCCGCCTGATCATCGGCCACACGTCGCAGGCCAGCTGGAAGAGCTGGGAGTTCTCGGCGACGGCCCGCATGTACCTGGGCAACCACGTCTACAACAACATGGCCTCGACCCTCGGCCACTACTCGGGCCTGAACGGCGCCGCGCCGACCAACCGGCACGCGTCGGTCCTCGAGACCGGGTTCATCAACCCGCAGTACCAGTCGGACTACTACGTCGAGGACGCCTCGTTCCTCCGCCTCGACAACGTCTCGGCGGCCTACACCTTCCGGAACCTCTACGGCGCGCGCTCGGTTCGTGTCTTCGGGACCATCCAGAACGTGTTCACCACCAGCAAGTACTCGGGCGTCGACCCGCTCGCCGGCCTGAACGGCATCGACAACAACCTGTTCCCGCTCTCCCGCACGTTCACCCTTGGCGCGAACTTCGCCTTCTAACCCCCCACCACCAATGAACAGGACTTTCCGTACGATCCTGGTCGCCAGCGCCGCGCTCCTCGTGAGCACGGCCTGCACCGACCCGACGGTGGCGCCGAAGTCGACGATCAACTCGGAGACGGTGTTCTCCGAGCCCTCGGCGTACCGGTCGCTGCTGGCGAAGGTCTATGCCGGCCTCGCCGTCACCGGCCAGCAGGGCTGCTGCGGCTCGCCGGACATCTCCGGCATCGACGAAGGCTTCTCGCAGTACTGGCGTCTCTACTGGCAGATGCAGACGCTGCCGACCGACGACGCGATCATCGCCTGGGGCGACCAAGCGCTGAGCGAGCTCAACACGCAGGGGTGGTCGTCGTCCAACGGCTTCCTCAACGCCATGTACTACCGGATCTACTTCCAGGTGGCGATGGCGAACGTGCTGCTCCGCGAGACGTCGAACGCGAAGCTCGACCAGCGCGGCGTGGCCGGCCAGCTCCGCACCGACATCGCCGGGTACCGGGCCGAGGCGCGCTTCCTGCGCGCGCTCAGCTACTACCATGCGATGGACCTCTTCGGCGCGGTGCCGCTCGTCGACGAGAACACGACGGTCTCCGAGCCGCCCGCCCAGGCGACGCGCGCCGAGATCTACCAGTTCGTGGTGGATGAGCTCACGGCGATCCGCAACCAACTCCCCGCGATCGGTGCGGCCGAGTACGGCCGCGTCGACCAGGGCTCGGTGTCGATGTTGCTCGCCAAGACCTACATGAACGCCGGCGTGTACACGGGCGCCACCCGCTACACCGAGGCGATGACCGAGGTGCAGGCGATCATCGCGTCGAACGCCTACTCGCTCGACCCGAACTACCGCCGCATGTTCGCGCCGGACAATCACCTCTCGCCGGAGCTCATCTTCGCGATCCCGCAGGACGGGGCGCGGATGCGCAACTACGGCGGCACCACCTTCCTCGCCCACGCGAACGTCGGTGGCCCGCTCAACAACGCGAACTTCGGCCTGAACGGCGGCTGGTGGGGCCTCCGCATGCGTCCCGAGACGCGCGCGAAGTTCCCGGCGATCGGTGCCGGTGCGGCCGACGGTCGTGCCGAGTTCTGGGCGAACATGAACCAGGCGAACATCACCGACATGTTCAACTTCGAGCAGGGCACCGCGGCGCCGAAGTACTCCAACCGCACCACCGGCGGCGTCAACGGGCAGGACCAGGAGTTCGTCGACACGGACGTGCCGATGTGGCGTCTGGGTGACGTGTACCTCATGTACGCCGAGCTCCAGCTGCGTGGCGGCGGCGGCACGGCCGGCCAGGCGCTCACCTACGTGAACGACCTGCGTCAGCGTGCGTACGGCAACGCGACCGGCAACATCACGGCCCCCGAGCTCACGCTCGCCTTCGTCCTCGACGAGCGCGCCCGCGAGCTGTACATGGAAGGCCATCGCCGTCAGGACATGATCCGCTTCGGCGTCTTCACCGGCGCGGGCACCGTCTGGACGTTCAAGGGCGGCGCGGCCGCGGGCGCCGGCACGCAGGCGTTCCGTGACCTCTATCCGCTCCCGGCGAGCGAGCTCATCGCCAACAAGAAGCTGACCCAGAACACCGGGTACTGATCCATGTAGGACGCGCACGCCCGGCCCGAGGACCATCTCGGGCCGGGCGTCGCGTTTTCCCCCCAGTCGCATCCGAGGTCCCGTGCGCATCCCGTTCCTGCTGGTCGCCCTGTCCCTCGCCGCCTGCGGCGGCGGCTCCGACGGCGGCACAGGCCCCGGCCCGGTCAATCCAGGCCCCGTCACCCGACCGACCCTCCCGCAGACCTACACCGCCACGGGGCACGCCGCGGCCGGTGACGTCTCGGTCCAGCTCTTCGAGTGGGCCTGGGCCGACATCGCGCGCGAATGCGAGCTGCACCTCGGCCCCATGGGCTATCGGGCCGCGCTCGTCTCGCCGCCGCAGGAGCACATCGGCGGCGGTGCCTGGTGGACGCGCTACCAGCCGGTGAGCTACTCCCTCGCGCAGAACCGGTCGGGGACGCGCGCGCAGTTCATCGACATGGTCGCGCGCTGTCGCACCGCGGGCGTCGACATCTACGTCGATGCGGTGATCAACCACATGACCGCCGGCAACGGCACCGGCACCAACGGGACCGTCTACACCAAGTACAACTATCCCGGGCTCTACGACGCCGGCGACTTCCACCTGCCGTGCGGCATCTCCGACTGGACCAACGCGGCGCAGGTGCAGGATTGCGAACTCGTGGGGCTCTCCGACCTCTCCACCGGGAGCGCGAAGGTGCAGAACGCGATCGTGGCGTACCTCGCCGACCTCGTGGACATCGGCGTGCGCGGCTTCCGCATCGACGCGGCGAAGCACATCCAGCCGGTCCAGCTCGACAGCATCGTCACCAAGCTCAATCGGGCCGTCATCGCCAGCGGCGATCCGGTGCCGTACTTCTTCCTCGAGGTCATCGACATGGGTGACGCCGGGGTGAAGGCGACCGACTACTACGGCCTCGGCTTCCACGGCGGGAGCGGCTCCGATCTCTCCGAGTTCAAGTATCGCGGCATCCGCGACAAGTTCATGAACAGTGGCGGCCAGCAGGTGGCGGACCTCATGACCTTCAGCGAGGTCAACTGGTCGCTCATGCCGAGCAACAAGGCGCTCGTCTTCCTCGAGAACCACGACACGCAGCGCAGCGGCGGTGTCACCTGGGACTCGTGGCAGCGGCAGCGCCTCGCCTACGTCTTCATGCTCGCCGAGCCGTACGGGTATCCGATGGTGATGTCGTCGTACGCGTTCGACCAGGCGTCCGGCGCGAGCCGCGACGCCGGCCCGCCCGCCGGCAACGGCACCGCCGCCGGCCAGAGCTGCTCGGCGGACATCCCGAACACGCCGGACGGGCAGTGGGTCTGCGAGCACCGCGACCCGCTCCTCGGCGCGATGATCCGCTTCCGCGCGGCGACGGCGGGGCAGGCGCGGCAGGCGAACGCCACCCTGAACGCGAACTTCATCGCCTTCTCGCGCGGCACCACCGGGTTCGTCGCGATCAACAACGGCGCCTCCGTCACGACCGGCACGGTCACGACCTCGCTCGCCGCCGGGACGTATTGCGACCTCCTCACGGGCGGGAAGGTGGGTGGCGCGTGCGCCGGCACGACCGTCACCATCGATGCCGGTGGCGTCGCGAGCCTCTCCATCCCCGCCTTCACCGCGGTGGTGCTCCTCACGGCCGACAAGCTCTGACCATGCGACTCCCGACCTCTGCCCGCCGGACCGCCGCGATCAGCGCCGCGCTCGGTGCCGCGCTCCTGTTCCTCGTGGCCGCGCGGCAGCAGCCCGCCGGCACGATGGTCCGCTCGCCCGACGGTCGCACGGTGGTCACCATCGCCGACCGCGAGGGGAAGCTGACCTGGCAGGCCACGCGCGATGGTCGTCCGGTCGTGACGCCCTCCGCGCTCGGCTTCACCTTCCGCGACGGGCCGCCCCTCGGCGAGGGGATGCGGATCACCGAGACGGCCCAGCGTGAGTTCGACGACACCTTCACGCTCCCGTGGGGCGAGGTGCGCGAGGTGCGGGACCGCTTCCGCGAAGTGCGCGTGCACGCGGTGGAGCTCGCGGGGCTCCGGCGCGAGCTCTGGCTCGTGGTGCGCGTGTTCGACGACGGGATCGGCTTCCGCTACGAGCTTCCCGCGCAGGCGAACCTCCGGCAGTTCGAGATCATGGAGGAGCGGACCGAGTTCGCGATGGCCGAGGACATGAAGGCGTGGTGGATCCCGGCGGACGTGTCGTCGCCGGACCGCGCGGAGATGCTCTTCAGCTCGGGGCCGGTGAGCAAGCTCCGGCTGGTGCACACGCCGCTCACGCTGGTCGCCTCGTCGGGACTGCACGCGGTGATCCACGAGGCGGACCTCGTGGACTACGCGGGGATGTACCTGCAGGGGCGCAGCGAGTCGCGCACGCTCACGGCGTCCCTGGCCAAGTGGAAGGACGGCGCGGCGGTGAAGGGCCGCACGCCGTTCCAGACGCCCTGGCGCACGGTGCAACTGGCCGACCGGCCGGAGGACCTCGCGCCGAGCACGCTCTCGCTGCGACTGAACCCGCCGAGCCGGATCGCGGACACGCGCTGGATCACGCCGATGAAGTACGACGGGATCTGGTGGGGGATGCACGTCAACACGATGACGTGGGGGCAGGGCCCGATCCACGGCGCGACGACGGCGAACACGCGGCAGTACATCGACTTCGCGGCGGCCAACGGCCTCGGTGGCACGCTGGTGGAAGGATGGAACGTGGGCTGGGACGTGGACTGGATGAAGCAGGGGGACGGCTTCTCGTTCACCCGGCCCTACCCGGACTACGACCTGCCGGGGCTCGCCGCCTACGCGCGCGAGAAGGGCGTCGCGCTCATCGTGCACAACGAGACGGGGGGCTTCGTCGAGAACTACGAGCGCCAGCTCGACTCGGCGTTCGCGCTCTACGAGCGGCTGGGCGTGCGGGTGATCAAGACGGGGTACGTGGGCGACACGGTGAACCCGGGCGGGCATGCCCACCAGTCGCAGTACATGGTGCGGCACCACCGGCGGGTGATCGAGACCGCGGCGCGGCACGGGATCAGCGTGGTGATGCACGAGCCGATCAAGGACACCGGCGAGCGGCGCACCTGGCCCAACATGCTCTCGCGCGAGGGGGCGCGGGGGATGGAGTTCAACGCGTGGGGCGGGGAGGGCGGGAATCCGCCGGAGCACGAGACGATCCTCTTCTTCACGCGGTTCCTCGCCGGCCCGATGGACTTCACGCCGGGGGTGTTCAACCTCACGGTGTCGCGGAGCGGGACGAACGTGCCGCGGACGCCGCAGGAGTCGCGGCCGCGCTCGACCCTCGCGCGGCAGCTGGCGCTCTACGTGGTGATCCCGAGCCCCGTGCAGATGGCGGCGGACCTGCCCGAGAACTACGCCGGGCAGGCGGCCTTCCAGTTCATCCGCGACGTGGCGGTGGACTGGGACACGACGCGCGTCCTGCACGGGCGGATCGGGGATGACGTGGTGGTGGCGCGGCGGGCGAAGGGGCGCGACGAGTGGTTCGTGGGCGCGATCACCGACGAGGAGTCGCGCGAGATCGCGGTGCCGCTCGACTTCCTGCCGGCGGGGCGTTCGTTCGCCGCGGACGTGTACGCCGATGCGGCCGATGCCTCGTGGGACGCGAACCCGACGGCGATCAGCATCACGCAGCGGACCCTGACCGCCCGCGACACGCTGCGCATCCGGATGGCGCGCGGCGGCGGGCAGGCGATCCGGCTCCGTCCGGCCGGCTCCGCGCTCGATCCGTCGTCGCCGTTCCGCGTCGGCCCGGACGAGGTGCGGCAAGGGGGCTTCGTGGCCCGCGCGCTCGGCCGCGACACGATCGTCTCCACGTATCCGCGCGCGGCGCGCGAGGTGCACTTCAAGTTCGCGTTGAACGGCCGCGACAACGAGTTCCCGCCGGGGATCGAGCACACGATCAACCTGCGGCCGCGCACCGGTCGCGTCGCGACGCCGCTGTACGCGTTCGCGGTGGAGCCGAAGCCGCTGCTCCCGCGTCCCGAGGACGCGGGCGAGGGAGAGGATGGCGAGGCAGCGGTCACCATCCGGCTCGACCTCCGGACCGTGCGCGATGCGATCCGCACGCGCGGGTGGTACAAGCCGCCGCTCGGCGACACCATCCGCGCGCTCTCGCGCGTGACGGCGATCGGGGACACCGGGCCGCTGGTGTGGGACATCAACGCCGTGCCCGCAGGTGCGCCGCAGGATCTCACCGACCCCGACGGGGACGGGATCTTCGAGGCCACGCTCCCGTTCCGCACGGAGTACCTGCGGCCGCTCGACGCGCAGGGGCGCGCGATCTGGACGCGCACCGCCGACCTCTCGCGGTTCCCCGAGCTCGTCTCGCCCGAGCCGCTCGTCGACGCGACGTACCGGATGTCGCTCGAGGAGCTGACGCAGCTCGTGCGCGAGGACGGGGCGCTCGCCGCCGGGGCCAAGTGGCCGGGCGTCTGGACGCGCGACGTCTCGCTCAGCGCCCTGCTCTCGCTCGCGATCGTGGTGCCCGACGCGGTGAAGGTCTCGCTCATGAAGAAGGTCGATGCGCAGGGGCGCATCATCCAGGACACGGGGACGGGCGGGTCGTGGCCCGTCTCGACGGACCGGATGACCTGGGCGCTCGCGGCGTGGGAGGTCTACGCGGTCACCGGTGATACCGCCTGGCTGCGGTCGTCGTACGACATCATCAAGCGGTCGGCCGCCGCCGACGCGCACGTGGCGCTTGACCGGGCGACGGGACTGGTGCGCGGCGAGTCGAGCTTCGAGGACTGGCGCGAGCAGAGCTATCCGCGGTGGATGCAGCCGGCGGACATCTACCAGGGGTTCGCGCTCGGGACGAACGCGGTGCATCACGGCGCGTATCGCGTGCTGGCCGACATGGGGCGCGCGTTGGGCCGGCCGGCCGCGGAGATCGCGCAGTGGGAGCGGACGGCGGCCGGGATCCGCGATGGCATCGCGCGCGAGTTCTGGATGCCGGAGCTGCAGCGGCATGCGCAGTTCCTGTACGGGCGCACGGCGCTCGCGCGCTCGCCGCGCTACGAGGCGCTCGGGGAGGCGCTGCTGGTGCTCACCGAGGGCGCTGCGGCGGACTCGGCCGGCGCCGCGCTGCTCTTCGCGCCGAGCGTGGACTTCGGCACGCCGACCTTCTGGCCGTTCATCTCGGGCGAGCCGTTCTACCACAATGCGACCATCTGGCCGTTCGTCGCGGCGTACTCCACGTGGGCGGCCGCGCGCGTGGGCAGCGACGCGGCGGTGGACTTCGGGTATCGCACGCTCGTGCGCGCGCCAGCGCTCTTCCTGACCAACAAGGAGAACCTCGTCGCGGAGACGGGCCACTTCGAAGGGACGGCGCTGAACAGCGACCGCCAGCTGTGGAGCGTGGCGGGGACTCTCGCGCTGCAGTATCGCGTGCTCTTCGGGATGCGGTTCGAGCGGGACCGACTGGTGCTGGCACCCGCGGTGCCGCACTCGCTTCTTCCGGCGGACGGCGCGGCGCGGACCGAGCGCGTGCTTCGCGGTGTTCGGTATCGCGGCGCGACGCTCGAGATCCGGGTGCGCGCGAGCGCGGCGTGCGGCGGCTACCGTGCCACGCTCGACGGCGCACCGCTCCCGCTCGACGCGGGTCAGGAGGTCGCGATCCCGGCATCGCTCATCGGCGCGCACGCGGTGGTGATCGAGGTGCGCGCCTGTCGCACCGAGGCTGTCGCGCGCCAGTCGAGCGGGGTGCGGTTCGCGCCGGCGACGCCGCGCGCGCGGCTCGGCGGGACGGCGACCGCCGCCGTCCTCGAATGGGACACGGTGCCGGGCGCAGCGCGATATGTGGTGCACGTGAACGGGGAGCCGGTGGATACGCTGGGTACGCGGCGTCGCCCCATTCCGCGGACGATGCAGCTGGCCGAGTGGCAGGTGGAGGCCGTCGATTCCGCGGGCACGGGATCGTTCCTGAGCGAACCGGTGCGCGTGATCGCGCCGGCGGGTGAGCGCCTGCTCGCCCCGACCCCGACGGGCGCGT is a window encoding:
- a CDS encoding amidohydrolase family protein; the encoded protein is MKPAVALLGLLLPALAAAQPGMGQGGTRIEPGQECPANMTEIRPRLCQAPTLPTPSILDYRPRNTLVAAEHLVPRAKYPAIDYHGHPTGQQLGSTEGLNGLADDLDRIGVRVIVAANNVRGEGLTRQAGLAAATPRMRDRIRFLTGIDFTGAGSPGWAERAIAALEADAKAGAVGIGEIGKGFGLSNKKADGTRLAIDDPILDPVWAAAARLKLPVFIHTADPAEFWQPIDNKNERWLELALFPGRRYDPAVNPTFEALNQERDRMVKRNPRTTFVLAHMSWYANDLPRLSRMMDEMPNTLVEVGAVLYDIGRQPRAMHDFFVKYQDRILFGKDSFQPEEYPYYWRVFETRDDYFEYYRDYHASWKLYGIDLPDEVLKKVYYRNALRITPGIPQDGWPR
- a CDS encoding RagB/SusD family nutrient uptake outer membrane protein; translation: MNRTFRTILVASAALLVSTACTDPTVAPKSTINSETVFSEPSAYRSLLAKVYAGLAVTGQQGCCGSPDISGIDEGFSQYWRLYWQMQTLPTDDAIIAWGDQALSELNTQGWSSSNGFLNAMYYRIYFQVAMANVLLRETSNAKLDQRGVAGQLRTDIAGYRAEARFLRALSYYHAMDLFGAVPLVDENTTVSEPPAQATRAEIYQFVVDELTAIRNQLPAIGAAEYGRVDQGSVSMLLAKTYMNAGVYTGATRYTEAMTEVQAIIASNAYSLDPNYRRMFAPDNHLSPELIFAIPQDGARMRNYGGTTFLAHANVGGPLNNANFGLNGGWWGLRMRPETRAKFPAIGAGAADGRAEFWANMNQANITDMFNFEQGTAAPKYSNRTTGGVNGQDQEFVDTDVPMWRLGDVYLMYAELQLRGGGGTAGQALTYVNDLRQRAYGNATGNITAPELTLAFVLDERARELYMEGHRRQDMIRFGVFTGAGTVWTFKGGAAAGAGTQAFRDLYPLPASELIANKKLTQNTGY
- a CDS encoding SusC/RagA family TonB-linked outer membrane protein; this encodes MSEPALAQSARITGIVRSADGNLAIVGADVEVSSTSFRRVSPTREDGRYTIQVEPGTYKVRAKRIGFAADSATVTVAAGESKTVDFTLRATAIQVTGVTVVGYGTQDVRDNTGSVKAVTSRDFNPGRVVSAEQLIQAKVPGVQVIDNNEPGGGISIRIRGGTSVNASNEPLFVVDGVPLNVGGGLSSGRNPLNFLNPADIKEVTVLKDASATAIYGSRGANGVVLVTTRSGSSSEPAFSYSSSYSSSQVIAQPDLLNAAQFRTAVTANAPANVGLLGTSNTNWLDRVLRSAGGAEHNFAVSGVRDDMRYRLSLGLLNQDGVLAGTNSRRVSASATYSDLLLRDRLELRANFKGTRNDDLYTPGGVLGGAIAMDPTQLPVNNGVYFQWANPLGANNPLADLAQQSDDGSTFRSVGNVEAKWFFTDLIDGLSATMRTGYDYATSSRTFFSPSTSQQDLESGRGGRIDRNLPRQVNTVFELFGNYNTKLSLLDSRIDATAGYTYEQQKGDYASFWAESLTTNLLGANGIPTAGRTQNNLSVDEAKLISFFARANYTIKEKYLLTASIRRDGSSRFGADNQWGVFPSFAAAWRILDEEWFPEAAFMSDLKLRFSWGVNGNQSFGNYLYVPTYTPGGAQATYQFGNTFVSTLRPSAVDPNIKWEQTTSTNLGVDFGFWNDRVTGTLDYYNKDTKDLIFSVPVAAGTTVGNFVTTNIGSMNNKGLELGLSAVVVDNRSSGGWRYEAGFAISTNKNEITSISADDTDQILTGGIAGGVGRTIQVLQPGSPLNAFYVYQHRKQPNGKPVTDANPDTAMYVDQNGDDIINQEDLRPFKSPAPRLIIGHTSQASWKSWEFSATARMYLGNHVYNNMASTLGHYSGLNGAAPTNRHASVLETGFINPQYQSDYYVEDASFLRLDNVSAAYTFRNLYGARSVRVFGTIQNVFTTSKYSGVDPLAGLNGIDNNLFPLSRTFTLGANFAF
- a CDS encoding alpha-amylase family protein, with translation MRIPFLLVALSLAACGGGSDGGTGPGPVNPGPVTRPTLPQTYTATGHAAAGDVSVQLFEWAWADIARECELHLGPMGYRAALVSPPQEHIGGGAWWTRYQPVSYSLAQNRSGTRAQFIDMVARCRTAGVDIYVDAVINHMTAGNGTGTNGTVYTKYNYPGLYDAGDFHLPCGISDWTNAAQVQDCELVGLSDLSTGSAKVQNAIVAYLADLVDIGVRGFRIDAAKHIQPVQLDSIVTKLNRAVIASGDPVPYFFLEVIDMGDAGVKATDYYGLGFHGGSGSDLSEFKYRGIRDKFMNSGGQQVADLMTFSEVNWSLMPSNKALVFLENHDTQRSGGVTWDSWQRQRLAYVFMLAEPYGYPMVMSSYAFDQASGASRDAGPPAGNGTAAGQSCSADIPNTPDGQWVCEHRDPLLGAMIRFRAATAGQARQANATLNANFIAFSRGTTGFVAINNGASVTTGTVTTSLAAGTYCDLLTGGKVGGACAGTTVTIDAGGVASLSIPAFTAVVLLTADKL